In Phocoena phocoena chromosome 11, mPhoPho1.1, whole genome shotgun sequence, one DNA window encodes the following:
- the LOC136130982 gene encoding nuclear speckle splicing regulatory protein 1 isoform X2: MKQTKLEIQKALAEDSTVYEYDSIYDEMKKKKEESNPKLLLGKDRKPKYIHNLLKAVEIRKKEQEKRMEKKIQREREMEKGEFDDKEAFVTSAYKKKLQERAEEEERERRAAALEARLDVTKQSDLSGFYRHLLNQAVGEEEIPTCSFREARSGIKEEKSKGYSDEVSSEDRTTPHENCILQTVVKVEENPDADSDFDAKSSEDDEMEEDNKVNCRREKGTETLKNDSRHHRSHTHSQSSSEEREHGTKYHTKSSKSRGHEKREDQHQERQSREDNYYTDRDYQKEKKDSHRHREASYRDSHWKRHEQEDRLRGRDQRERNDREWKRERDREKYPSREQERDRQRNDYDRHIEKGGEKEEKSKEKEEHMKARKERYENSDKYRDRENREVSVQSSERNQERKESPNSRAKDRFLNQERANKMRNMEKDKERNTEKPSSSETSLGAKHRFTEKCQGTGKEQERPHETVNKFAKRSNEETVMSARDRYLARQMARVNAKTYIEKEDD; encoded by the coding sequence AACTGGAAATCCAAAAGGCCCTTGCAGAAGATTCTACTGTATATGAATATGACAGTATTTAtgatgaaatgaagaaaaaaaaggaagaaagtaatcCAAAATTGCTTTTGGGAAAAGACCGAAAGCCCAAGTACATTCACAACTTACTAAAAGCAGTTGAGATCAgaaaaaaggaacaggaaaaaagaatggaaaagaaaatacaaagagaacGAGAAATGGAAAAGGGAGAATTTGATGATAAAGAGGCATTTGTAACATCTGCTTATAAGAAAAAACTGCAAGAGAGAgctgaagaggaagaaagagaaaggagggctGCTGCACTTGAAGCACGTTTGGATGTAACCAAGCAGAGCGATCTCAGTGGATTTTATAGGCACCTATTAAATCAAGCAGTTGGTGAAGAGGAAATACCTACATGCAGCTTTCGTGAAGCCAGGTCTGggataaaagaagagaaatcaaaGGGATATTCCGATGAAGTAAGTTCAGAAGACAGAACAACACCTCATGAGAACTGCATTCTCCAAACTGTTGTGAAAGTAGAGGAAAACCCAGATGCAGACAGTGACTTTGATGCTAAGAGCAGTGAGGATGATGAAATGGAAGAAGATAATAAAGTGAACTGCAGAAGGGAAAAGGGCACAGAGACCTTAAAAAATGACTCCAGGCATCACAGAAGTCATACCCACTCACAGTCATCTAGTGAAGAAAGAGAGCATGGTACCAAATACCACACAAAAAGTTCCAAGTCAAGAGGACATGAGAAAAGGGAAGATCAGCACCAAGAGAGACAATCCAGGGAGGACAACTATTACACTGACCGTgattaccaaaaagaaaagaaggattcCCATAGGCACAGAGAGGCCAGTTACAGAGATTCACACTGGAAGAGGCATGAACAAGAAGATAGACTGAGGGGAAGAgaccagagagaaagaaatgatagggaatggaaaagggagagagacagggagaaataCCCCTcaagagaacaagaaagagacagacaacGAAATGATTATGACCGACACAttgagaaaggaggagagaaggaagagaaaagcaaagaaaaggaagagcatatgaaagcaaggaaagaaagatatGAAAACAGTGATAAATACAGAGATAGAGAAAACCGAGAAGTAAGTGttcaatcttcagaaagaaatcaagaaagaaaggaaagcccAAATTCTAGGGCAAAGGATAGGTTTCTTAACCAGGAAAGAGccaataaaatgagaaacatggaaaaggacaaagaaagaaacacagagaaaccCTCTAGTTCTGAAACATCACTGGGAGCAAAACACAGATTCACAGAGAAATGCCAAGGGACTGGCAAAGAACAAGAGAGGCCACACGAGACAGTGAACAAGTTTGCAAAGCGGAGCAACGAAGAAACTGTAATGTCAGCGAGAGACAGATACTTGGCCCGGCAAATGGCACGGGTTAATGCAAAGACATATATTGAGAAAGAAGATGATTGA